Part of the Arachis hypogaea cultivar Tifrunner chromosome 6, arahy.Tifrunner.gnm2.J5K5, whole genome shotgun sequence genome, GCGAAGAAGAGTTCGAAAGTAACTACCAGTTTGTTGGTCCAGATGGAGATGGAGGTGAAGATCAAGGTGAAGGAGCTACGGCGCCAGATGTAACAGAGGTGGCAAATGCACTCGCAAACGATGAgccgtttgaggagccatcattcatgcgagttttggatttggaagccatgcatgttccgGAGTTTCCGGGATATATGACTGCAGGTAGGTAAAATTTACATGAGTTTGTAAATATCATTCGCAGTTAACGGTTAAAATCCAGTGAACCGGACCGGTTAGGTTCCGGTTCATGTCGTGCGACGGTCGAACCGGCCTTTATGGTCTAATTTTTACATGACTTGCTGgtgtttttgttttaattagaGTGACATAATAAGGTGTTGTCAGATTTGTAATATATgtctctttatttgatttttcctATGCTGGTTGTCAAATGCAGAGATTCCTATTGTCGCAGATGGTGAGTTTGCCGTTGGTATGGAGTTCGGTTCGAGGGAAGCTGTTATTAAGGCGATAAAAGAGTATACCATACGACGAAGTGTAGACTACcgggtgtatgagtctgagccgttgacattttatgccaagtgtacGCAGTACGGAtcagggtgtgattggcttatcagggttagcatgatcagcaggaagtactgttgggttataaggaggtataatggtagtcacacATGTACCCGAGCCATGATTTCACAGGACCATTCGAAGCTGGATTCTCTCACAATTGCAGAAGCGATAAAGCCATTGGTTGAGGCGGACCCGTCCTTAAAGGTAAAGTCGGTTATAGCAGAAGTGCAATCGAAGTTTAAGTACACCATTAGTTATCGGAAAGCATGGCTGGCTAAGCAAAGGgcagtagaaaaaatatttggaggttgggaagcatcgtatgaagcgttgcctatatggtttgaggccatgtgtcatagGGAGCCGTCAGCTGTTgtccattttgagactatgcctgctTATCAAGGGGATGAATTGGTGGGTGATATTCGAGTACTGCACCGAGTAttctggagttattacccctgTATTAGGGCATTCAGACACTGTAAACCAGTTGTCCAGGTGGATGGGACTCACTTGTATGGAAAGTATAAGGGTTGTCTGCTAGTGGTAGTTTCACAAGATGGGAACAACAATATTGTCCCAATTGCGTTTGCTGttgtggagggagagacttctgatgcatggCACTTTTTCCTAAGTAACCTTCGTCAACATGTTGTCACTCGGGATGGTATTGGTCTAATATCCGACCGACACGAATCCATCAATGCAGCTGTGGAGCGCAGTAATGGAGCTTGGTCACCTCCTAGAGCTTTTCATatgttttgcatcaggcatatTGAGTCAAACTTTCTGCGGAAATTCAAGGCACCGTACCTCCAAAAATTGGTCGTCAACATTGGTAACCATTTACTAAATTTAGTTATGTTATTAATAGATTCCACCATCACGCGATTTCTTTCGacagctaattttttttttgcatgacgtttttattttgcttttatgtTAAATTAGTAACTATTTTTAACTTATAATAATTTGGTAAGTAATTAATATGTATTATATTAATAtctactacaagtatttattaatatgtattatttattaatatcgACTACTTAACAAcaccaaatattatatatgctcGAAAAATAAAGTTGCTATTTTTATTCATCTCTTTAATGGAGAACCATCAACCATGTGTTAAAGTATTAATGGAATCTAATTGAATAAGTAGAAAACCTAGTTGGAATCTCAGTAGCAGTTTGGATCAGAGAATGTGTATGTTCTATTTCACTTAAAGCTTTTAAAGATTGTTATGTTTATttcttatatgtattttttaattactatatCCACGTATGTGTTGTGCATTCCATGAACCGACTTTAAACAAAAATTCcacttaactaataaaaaataaaaaatcggataaaaaaattattgaagaaggtAAGCTCgtcaacaaaacaaaattattattagCAAGATTAATTATGGTagcattattaaaatttaatttacttacTGAATTCAATAACTATATATACATATTCTTTCTAGATAGAGcctatataataaattatattttccaTATAAAAAAGAAGTGACTCCAGTAATTCTATTTAACACCTGTAGCATGTAGACACATGAAATatatttcataataaattcatggATACTCTAAAGGTACAATAGATATCTTAGCAGCCTCCAAGTCAGTAGTACCTAATgtccaaaacaagttcaaatctGGCTAAACAAAATCGAAATGcttaaaacttaaataaataaattagtaccTAATGTCCAAAACATATAAATTATTCTAAACATAGTCGACATGcttaaaacttaaataaatacATTAGTACCTAATGTCCAAAACATACAATACACCACAACTACTTTCTAATTGACCACTTTACATCGTTCACCAATTTCTTGCATTTCTTGGCCGCCTTTTTGAAAACAGATGGAGTGTATCGATTAGCGCTACGACGTGGGGGATCAATCCTAAGGTTGTAACCTTTGGCTTGGTCATCCGGAGTGCGGGCCTGACCTGTTCACaataatatataaacaattaaatATAGTACAGTAGGTTCTCAAGTCAACAAAGATACCACATATTATCCAAGAATACACAAACAAATATACCATTTATGACCACACAATAAATAACTACCCTATCATGtaaagcaaaatacaaaatatgAATACCATCATTACGGGACTCTTCGTCCTCATCGAACTCCTCTATTTCATCGTCCTCATCATCATCTTCGGCATCCGGGTTGTCCGCTATATACGCATCGGTCTCCTGCTGGAGTGTGTTATCATTTTCCTCAATGAGTCCCATGGAAACAACGTACGGATTTTGGCTATTAAAAACTCCGCGTCCACCGTCACTCCTACTAGAGTCAACAGATACAAATCCTCCAGATGCAACCGATGAAGTATGGCCTGGATACCTCGCATCCAACGAATGCCTCCCTGGCATTAACTCATTTTGATGGCCAAATTGAGACTGTCCTCCTTCTCCAGCCATAAGCCCAAGCAACTGGCTAAAAGAACCGCCTTCGCCTGGATCAAACTGTGACATACCCCAATGTTGTTGATGATGCGTAAATGATGGGTTGAAGTGTGACTGCGGTACATACTGGCCTGAGAACTGAGGTTGTTCTTGTGGAAGCGGATTCGTAGGTGGTACCTCAGGCGAATGTGGCTCCTGTTCATCATTGTCATCATCCATATCCTGACTACCCTCATCCATATCATGATTACCACCATCCAAATCCTGATTACCTTCATCATCCTCTTCACCCACAAGATTTGACAAACACAAGCGGTTCCCATATTCTCCTCGGTACCAATGCATATAAGTTTCCAACTGAGGCTGTGAAGGAATGGGAAGCTCGGAAAGAACGTGATGATACCTGTTGGTCCAATGCATCACCCACATGTAATGAGTAGGTGCCGTGGCCCAGTTAAAATTCTTAGGACCAGTGAGGACTTCTCCATGCGCCTTATCTAGATTCCGCACCTCCTCAGGCACTCCCTGAACGAGTCTGAATTGTCGCCTATACCTATCGGTAGCATGCCACTCAATACATTCAAATGATACCAAAGGCACTGTAGCGCTCCACACAACCGAGTGCATATAGATTTCAGCAGGAATTATGTTAGGATCCACGCGATCCACAGCATACGCAACCCAgacaaactgaaaaaaaaataaaggaaattcaTGACTACGCCCGACATAACAGTCATCATCAT contains:
- the LOC112805334 gene encoding protein MAIN-LIKE 1-like, translating into MLTCEHPVPPDRYNDRVEEQLRLTGFYHASQIGVVQCQKALVNALIERWHPDTHTFHLPIGECAVTLEDVALILGLPTDGLPVTGMTLSSFEALEAECLHQFGVAPRKSECRGSCIKLSWLRDLKENLPLTDEVGIQRYVKCHIMLLIGTILFGDKSGAAGVHWKFLPLLREFGSIIQYSWGSACLAHLYRALCRASRVDCKGIDGPLTLLLGWAWMRLPYLSPVPREPRSFPLANRWRNWERGDRRYRYMKLADFRKAFDELQEGEFVWVAYAVDRVDPNIIPAEIYMHSVVWSATVPLVSFECIEWHATDRYRRQFRLVQGVPEEVRNLDKAHGEVLTGPKNFNWATAPTHYMWVMHWTNRYHHVLSELPIPSQPQLETYMHWYRGEYGNRLCLSNLVGEEDDEGNQDLDGGNHDMDEGSQDMDDDNDEQEPHSPEVPPTNPLPQEQPQFSGQYVPQSHFNPSFTHHQQHWGMSQFDPGEGGSFSQLLGLMAGEGGQSQFGHQNELMPGRHSLDARYPGHTSSVASGGFVSVDSSRSDGGRGVFNSQNPYVVSMGLIEENDNTLQQETDAYIADNPDAEDDDEDDEIEEFDEDEESRNDGQARTPDDQAKGYNLRIDPPRRSANRYTPSVFKKAAKKCKKLVNDVKWSIRK
- the LOC112696119 gene encoding uncharacterized protein — protein: MQEMFSMYIENRAQISFIELYIEFEQSEADRNILREDYNTDSEEEFESNYQFVGPDGDGGEDQEIPIVADGEFAVGMEFGSREAVIKAIKEYTIRRSVDYRVYESEPLTFYAKCTQYGSGCDWLIRDHSKLDSLTIAEAIKPLVEADPSLKVKSVIAEVQSKFKEPSAVVHFETMPAYQGDELVGDIRVLHRVFWSYYPCIRAFRHCKPVVQVDGTHLYGKYKGCLLVVVSQDGNNNIVPIAFAVVEGETSDAWHFFLSNLRQHVVTRDGIGLISDRHESINAAVERSNGAWSPPRAFHMFCIRHIESNFLRKFKAPYLQKLVVNIGTIDILAASKSVVPNVQNKFKSG